In Oncorhynchus nerka isolate Pitt River linkage group LG26, Oner_Uvic_2.0, whole genome shotgun sequence, one DNA window encodes the following:
- the LOC115109936 gene encoding glycoprotein-N-acetylgalactosamine 3-beta-galactosyltransferase 1-like isoform X3 produces MIMSKSTSKPSRLLDFMFCAGFVLGFCLCFMAIAYYKAYQISQETVPLPSRTSSLLGELPSVLSPLPPSPTPSSGRLLCWVLTSPQTLWTRAKHIVNTWGPRCDTLLFMSSKPDLLFPGTVLALATEEGRANLYNKTMATFNLLHDGYLDKADWFLKADDDTYVIVENLRLLLSRFSPDKPVYLGRRFRRFVHQGYMSGGAGYVLSRESVRRYVRALHHGTCTHSTSAEDLLLGFCLQKLGVPAGDSRDHQHRETFHPLWLGKLLCTEDILPKWFHQYNYYPSKVGPDCCSNSSVSFHYVEPVRMYMLDYFLYHLSPVGGHNPKLGETREE; encoded by the exons ATGATTATGTCTAAGTCCACTTCAAAGCCTTCCAGGCTCTTGGATTTTATGTTCTGTGCTGGCTTTGTGTTGGGGTTCTGTCTCTGTTTCATGGCCATTGCTTACTACAAAGCATATCAGATCTCTCAGGAGACAGTGCCCTTGCCCTCACGGACCAGCAGCCTCTTGGGTGAGCTCCCTTCAG TCCTCTCGCCAttgcctccctcccccaccccttcTTCGGGTCGACTGCTCTGCTGGGTGTTGACCTCACCCCAGACTCTGTGGACCAGAGCTAAACACATAGTGAACACCTGGGGGCCTCGCTGTGACACACTGCTCTTCATGAGCTCTAAGCCGGACCTCCTGTTCCCTGGGACCGTGCTGGCTCTGGCAACAGAGGAGGGACGGGCCAACCTGTACAATAAGACCATGGCCACTTTCAACTTACTGCATGACGG TTACCTAGACAAGGCTGACTGGTTCCTCAAAGCTGATGATGACACCTATGTAATTGTGGAAAACTTGCGTCTGCTCCTGTCTCGGTTCAGCCCAGACAAGCCTGTGTATCTGGGCAGACGTTTTCGCCGCTTTGTCCATCAAGGCTACATGAGTGGTGGTGCTGGCTATGTACTGAGCCGCGAGTCCGTGAGACGCTACGTCAGGGCCCTGCACCATGGAACCTGCACCCATTCCACCTCTGCAGAGGACCTACTACTGGGCTTCTGCCTCCAGAAGCTGGGAGTCCCGGCAGGGGACTCTAGAGACCACCAACACAGGGAAACCTTCCACCCACTGTGGCTGGGTAAACTTCTCTGTACCGAAGACATACTGCCCAAATGGTTCCACCAGTACAACTATTACCCTTCCAAAGTG ggTCCAGACTGTTGCTCCAATTCATCTGTGTCCTTCCATTATGTTGAGCCAGTCAGAATGTACATGCTAGATTACTTCCTGTACCATCTCAGTCCAGTGGGGGGCCACAACCCAAAGCTGGGTGAGACCAGAGAGGAATAA
- the LOC115109936 gene encoding glycoprotein-N-acetylgalactosamine 3-beta-galactosyltransferase 1-like isoform X1 — MDIFDKLGPGLCPRCSMAPSSGPFTVSPNQSIGGQCVCRGGVQLTVTLGHCSVSGRQRMIMSKSTSKPSRLLDFMFCAGFVLGFCLCFMAIAYYKAYQISQETVPLPSRTSSLLGELPSVLSPLPPSPTPSSGRLLCWVLTSPQTLWTRAKHIVNTWGPRCDTLLFMSSKPDLLFPGTVLALATEEGRANLYNKTMATFNLLHDGYLDKADWFLKADDDTYVIVENLRLLLSRFSPDKPVYLGRRFRRFVHQGYMSGGAGYVLSRESVRRYVRALHHGTCTHSTSAEDLLLGFCLQKLGVPAGDSRDHQHRETFHPLWLGKLLCTEDILPKWFHQYNYYPSKVGPDCCSNSSVSFHYVEPVRMYMLDYFLYHLSPVGGHNPKLGETREE; from the exons ATGGATATTTTTGATAAACTGGGCCCAGGATTGTGTCCAAGGTGCTCTATGGCACCATCTAGTGGTCCATTTACTGTGTCCCCAAATCAATCAATTGGTGGGCAGTGCGTCTGCAGGGGTGGTGTCCAATTAACCGTCACATTAGGTCATTGTTCTGTTTCTGGAAGGCAGAGG ATGATTATGTCTAAGTCCACTTCAAAGCCTTCCAGGCTCTTGGATTTTATGTTCTGTGCTGGCTTTGTGTTGGGGTTCTGTCTCTGTTTCATGGCCATTGCTTACTACAAAGCATATCAGATCTCTCAGGAGACAGTGCCCTTGCCCTCACGGACCAGCAGCCTCTTGGGTGAGCTCCCTTCAG TCCTCTCGCCAttgcctccctcccccaccccttcTTCGGGTCGACTGCTCTGCTGGGTGTTGACCTCACCCCAGACTCTGTGGACCAGAGCTAAACACATAGTGAACACCTGGGGGCCTCGCTGTGACACACTGCTCTTCATGAGCTCTAAGCCGGACCTCCTGTTCCCTGGGACCGTGCTGGCTCTGGCAACAGAGGAGGGACGGGCCAACCTGTACAATAAGACCATGGCCACTTTCAACTTACTGCATGACGG TTACCTAGACAAGGCTGACTGGTTCCTCAAAGCTGATGATGACACCTATGTAATTGTGGAAAACTTGCGTCTGCTCCTGTCTCGGTTCAGCCCAGACAAGCCTGTGTATCTGGGCAGACGTTTTCGCCGCTTTGTCCATCAAGGCTACATGAGTGGTGGTGCTGGCTATGTACTGAGCCGCGAGTCCGTGAGACGCTACGTCAGGGCCCTGCACCATGGAACCTGCACCCATTCCACCTCTGCAGAGGACCTACTACTGGGCTTCTGCCTCCAGAAGCTGGGAGTCCCGGCAGGGGACTCTAGAGACCACCAACACAGGGAAACCTTCCACCCACTGTGGCTGGGTAAACTTCTCTGTACCGAAGACATACTGCCCAAATGGTTCCACCAGTACAACTATTACCCTTCCAAAGTG ggTCCAGACTGTTGCTCCAATTCATCTGTGTCCTTCCATTATGTTGAGCCAGTCAGAATGTACATGCTAGATTACTTCCTGTACCATCTCAGTCCAGTGGGGGGCCACAACCCAAAGCTGGGTGAGACCAGAGAGGAATAA
- the zwi gene encoding zwilling, with product MSVQCVAPSEPQNPPPQQGQEFNFFSMGNTSITEGKTALSLGNTTIKRGKTKLTVGNSSITRGKKTTSLGASTIASAKTKLTMGNASFSRGTTTTSFRKAFFAKRKTL from the coding sequence ATGAGCGTGCAATGTGTCGCGCCGAGTGAACCCCAAAATCCACCACCTCAGCAGGGTCAGGAATTCAACTTCTTCTCAATGGGCAACACCAGCATCACCGAGGGGAAGACGGCCCTCTCCCTGGGAAACACCACTATCAAGAGGGGCAAGACCAAGCTCACTGTGGGCAACTCGTCTATCACCAGGGGCAAGAAGACCACTTCTCTGGGCGCCTCCACCATCGCCAGTGCCAAGACCAAGCTCACTATGGGCAATGCCTCCTTCAGCAGGGGCACCACCACCACCTCGTTTCGAAAAGCCTTTTTCGCCAAACGCAAGACCCTCTAG
- the slc35b1 gene encoding LOW QUALITY PROTEIN: solute carrier family 35 member B1 (The sequence of the model RefSeq protein was modified relative to this genomic sequence to represent the inferred CDS: inserted 1 base in 1 codon) — protein sequence MAAGKGAGKPSLLQNERIRFIVCFLGVFVCYFYYGILQETITRGQYGEGEKKEKFVYATTLVFIQCIINAGFAKILIQFFEGSRPDHTKSWLYGVCSLSYLGAMVSSNSALQYVNYPTQVLGKSCKPIPVMILGVFVLRKKYPLAKYLCVLLIVSGXALFLYKPNKSVTSTDSAFGFGEILLLLSLTMDGLTGVAQDHMRNLFQTSANHMMLNINMWSTLVLGLGVLWTGEVWDFLSFTDRHPSIFWNILLFGITSALGQTFIFMTVVYFGPLTCSIVTTTRKFFTILGSVLLFGNVLNTMQWVGTILVFLGLGFDAKFGKTPKKTTH from the exons ATGGCTGCAGGAAAGGGAGCGGGGAAGCCCTCGCTACTGCAGAACGAGCGTATACGATTCATTGTCTGTTTCCTCGGAGTCTTCGTTTGTTATTTTTACTATGGCATATTACAAGAGACAAT TACCCGAGGACAGTATGGTgagggggagaagaaggagaagttTGTTTATGCCACAACGCTGGTATTCATCCAATGCATCATCAATGCTGGGTTTGCCAAGATCT TGATTCAGTTTTTTGAGggttccagaccagaccacaccaagAGCTGGCTCTATGGAGTGTGTTCCCTGTCTTATCTTGGAGCCATGGTATCCAGCAACTCTGCCCTACAGTATGTCAACTACCCCACACAG GTGTTGGGGAAGTCTTGTAAGCCCATCCCAG TGATGATTCTGGGTGTATTTGTACTGAGGAAGAAATACCCACTGGCCAAGTACCTGTGTGTGCTGTTGATCGTCAGCG TGGCCCTGTTCCTCTATAAACCCAACAAGAGTGTCACTTCCACAGATTCTGCTTTCGGCTTCGGGGAGATCCTGTTG CTGCTATCTCTGACCATGGACGGTTTGACTGGTGTGGCCCAGGACCACATGAGGAATCTCTTCCAGACTAGTGCCAACCACATGATGCTCAACATCAACATGTGGTCCACCCTGGTGCTGGGACTAG gggtgttgtggacaggtgaGGTATGGGACTTCCTGAGCTTCACAGACCGTCACCCCAGCATCTTCTGGAACATCCTTTTGTTTGGAATAACTAGTGCTTTAGGCCAG aCCTTCATCTTCATGACTGTGGTGTACTTCGGCCCTCTCACCTGCTCCATCGTCACTACCACACGGAAGTTCTTTACCATCCTGggctctgtccttctgttcggcAACGTCCTCAACACCATGCAGTGGGTCGGCACTATCCTGGTGTTCCTTG GTCTCGGGTTTGATGCCAAATTTGGCAAGACACCAAAGAAGACCACACACTAA
- the rundc3aa gene encoding RUN domain-containing protein 3A has translation MESGCVRKAMAMGLKSKKASSRSVGVERKNLITVCRFSVKTLLEKYTAEPIDDSSEEFVNFAAILEHILSHRFKGPGSWFISDGQRSFWDYIRLACSKVQNNCIASIENIENISTSRAKGRAWIRVALMEKRLSEYVATALRDTRTTRRFYDDGAIILREEATVLTGMLIGLSAIDFSFCLKGEALDGKSPAVIDFTPYLKFTQSYDYLSDEDDRCSVDSSASDESVPEHPYIPLVTDEESWRNKCRKMEQRFKIVYAQKGYLEELVRLRESQLKNVETENKKLNARLEELRVQSLQEKKELESIVLELQAQLTALIPCDSSHLTKDLSIPLVNQWPSIRGYNNQGDVKLFRRRSFHSLEQLSADVSLNSDSQKTDGQQNGDTGKDYTPSMLGLCGSLASLPSCKSMSSLKSSECLVNISMDPSPALSPS, from the exons ATGGAATCCGGCTGTGTCCGAAAAGCAATGGCTATGGGTTTGAAATCGAAAAAGGCATCTTCTCGGAGCGTCGGCGTGGAGCGAAAAAATCTCATCACCGTATGCAG ATTCTCGGTGAAGACACTCCTGGAAAAGTACACAGCCGAGCCCATCGATGACTCATCCGAGGAGTTTGTCAACTTCGCTGCAATCTTGGAACACATCCTCAGCCACCGCTTCAAAG GTCCAGGAAGCTGGTTCATCTCAGATGGCCAGCGAAGTTTCTGGGACTACATCCGGCTGGCATGCAGCAAGGTGCAGAACAACTGCATCGCCAGCATTGAAAACATTGAGAACATCAGCACTTCACGAGCCAAG GGTCGGGCATGGATCCGTGTGGCGCTGATGGAGAAGCGTCTGTCTGAGTATGTGGCCACAGCCCTGAGGGACACACGGACAACCAG GAGGTTCTATGATGACGGAGCCATCATACTGAGAGAGGAGGCCACTGTTCTGACAGGCATGCTCATTGGCCTCAGTGCCATAGACTTCAG TTTTTGCCTGAAGGGGGAAGCGCTGGATGGTAAGTCCCCTGCTGTGATTGACTTCACACCTTACCTGAAGTTCACTCagag CTATGACTACCTAAGTGATGAGGATGACCGGTGCAGTGTGGACAGCAGTGCCAGTGACGAAAGTGTCCCAGAACACCCTTACATCCCCCTGGTCACCGACGAGGAGAGCTGGAGGAACAAGTGTCGCAAGATGGAGCAGAGGTTTAAGATTGTGTATGCACAAAAG GGCTACCTGGAGGAGCTGGTGCGTCTGCGGGAGTCCCAGCTGAAGAACGTGGAGACGGAGAACAAGAAGCTGAATGCCAGGCTGGAGGAGCTCAGAGTCCAGAGCCTGCAAGAGAAGAAGGAGCTGGAGTCCATCGTACTGGAGCTGCAGGCACAACT CACTGCCCTCATCCCCTGTGATTCCTCCCACCTGACTAAggatctgtccatccctctggtCAACCAGTGGCCCTCCATACGAGGCTACAACAACCAGGGGGACGTCAAGCTCTTCCGCAG GAGAAGCTTCCACAGTTTGGAGCAGCTCTCAGCTGACGTCAGTCTGAACTCTGATTCCCAGAAGACCGATGGGCAACAGAACGGAGATACAG GAAAAGACTACACCCCTTCTATGCTGGGTCTCTGTGGCTCTCTGGCCTCTCTCCCCAGCTGCAAGTCCATGTCCAGCCTCAAGTCCAGTGAGTGTCTGGTCAACATCAGCATGGACCCCAGCCCTGCACTCTCCCCCAGCTAG
- the LOC115109936 gene encoding glycoprotein-N-acetylgalactosamine 3-beta-galactosyltransferase 1-like isoform X2, producing MDIFDKLGPGLCPRCSMAPSSGPFTVSPNQSIGGQCVCRGGVQLTVTLGHCSVSGRQRVAYQISQETVPLPSRTSSLLGELPSVLSPLPPSPTPSSGRLLCWVLTSPQTLWTRAKHIVNTWGPRCDTLLFMSSKPDLLFPGTVLALATEEGRANLYNKTMATFNLLHDGYLDKADWFLKADDDTYVIVENLRLLLSRFSPDKPVYLGRRFRRFVHQGYMSGGAGYVLSRESVRRYVRALHHGTCTHSTSAEDLLLGFCLQKLGVPAGDSRDHQHRETFHPLWLGKLLCTEDILPKWFHQYNYYPSKVGPDCCSNSSVSFHYVEPVRMYMLDYFLYHLSPVGGHNPKLGETREE from the exons ATGGATATTTTTGATAAACTGGGCCCAGGATTGTGTCCAAGGTGCTCTATGGCACCATCTAGTGGTCCATTTACTGTGTCCCCAAATCAATCAATTGGTGGGCAGTGCGTCTGCAGGGGTGGTGTCCAATTAACCGTCACATTAGGTCATTGTTCTGTTTCTGGAAGGCAGAGGGTTG CATATCAGATCTCTCAGGAGACAGTGCCCTTGCCCTCACGGACCAGCAGCCTCTTGGGTGAGCTCCCTTCAG TCCTCTCGCCAttgcctccctcccccaccccttcTTCGGGTCGACTGCTCTGCTGGGTGTTGACCTCACCCCAGACTCTGTGGACCAGAGCTAAACACATAGTGAACACCTGGGGGCCTCGCTGTGACACACTGCTCTTCATGAGCTCTAAGCCGGACCTCCTGTTCCCTGGGACCGTGCTGGCTCTGGCAACAGAGGAGGGACGGGCCAACCTGTACAATAAGACCATGGCCACTTTCAACTTACTGCATGACGG TTACCTAGACAAGGCTGACTGGTTCCTCAAAGCTGATGATGACACCTATGTAATTGTGGAAAACTTGCGTCTGCTCCTGTCTCGGTTCAGCCCAGACAAGCCTGTGTATCTGGGCAGACGTTTTCGCCGCTTTGTCCATCAAGGCTACATGAGTGGTGGTGCTGGCTATGTACTGAGCCGCGAGTCCGTGAGACGCTACGTCAGGGCCCTGCACCATGGAACCTGCACCCATTCCACCTCTGCAGAGGACCTACTACTGGGCTTCTGCCTCCAGAAGCTGGGAGTCCCGGCAGGGGACTCTAGAGACCACCAACACAGGGAAACCTTCCACCCACTGTGGCTGGGTAAACTTCTCTGTACCGAAGACATACTGCCCAAATGGTTCCACCAGTACAACTATTACCCTTCCAAAGTG ggTCCAGACTGTTGCTCCAATTCATCTGTGTCCTTCCATTATGTTGAGCCAGTCAGAATGTACATGCTAGATTACTTCCTGTACCATCTCAGTCCAGTGGGGGGCCACAACCCAAAGCTGGGTGAGACCAGAGAGGAATAA
- the fam117aa gene encoding LOW QUALITY PROTEIN: protein FAM117A (The sequence of the model RefSeq protein was modified relative to this genomic sequence to represent the inferred CDS: inserted 2 bases in 2 codons), translating to MSCRSEAARGGTPCLQPLRATVPFQLHNKAQPRCKDSKTGDRSKSXPPKPTIRRTLSLDTIVGPYLQGRWPKEAESQGVTCVNDKATQTPSSWAEETRGRRSVGGHKRSASWGSAEHLRDVVKLKHQLQKRSRHAPPSGGYERPHHPLPGGHVPGATQTVPLSRLAPRLRRSVEGLNLELEGVFVSETPEDQHKILDVPDGHRAPVPAQRCSSGTQSEPSPASFDPALLSPSESPCSLNPALLSPSQSPCQMGEPDLVDCETVCPSPVVLDPSLLQPSSSPRPNKTYSFQREPPEGCERVRVVCEEAMSPCQREPLLQVSCXDPNKVNFTPHGGSAFCPVSLLKPLLPSMDLLFRGLSVSPVTGCSGQGSSPYQTVGHSVGGYMSGTLQDTTTM from the exons ATGTCGTGCAGAAGTGAAGCGGCTCGGGGGGGCACCCCTTGTCTACAACCACTTCGAGCCACTGTCCCATTCCAGCTTCACAACAAAGCACAACCGCGCTGCAAAGATTCCAAGACTG GCGACAGGAGCAAGT CGCCCCCAAAGCCGACCATTCGTCGCACCCTGTCCCTGGATACAATTGTTGGACCATATCTGCAGGGCCGGTGGCCCAAGGAGGCAGAGAGCCAAGGAGTCACCTGTGTCAATGACAAGGCCACACAG ACTCCCAGCTCCTGGGCAGAGGAGACTCGGGGAAGAAGAAGTGTTGGCGGACACAAACGCTCAGCATCATGGGGCAGCGCTGAACACTTGAGGGAT GTGGTTAAGCTCAAGCACCAGCTGCAGAAGCGCTCCCGACACGCCCCTCCCTCTGGGGGATATGAGCGTCCCCACCACCCCCTACCTGGAGGCCATGTGCCAGGCGCTACACAG acggTGCCCCTGAGCAGGTTGGCCCCTCGGCTGCGGCGCAGTGTGGAAGGTCTGAACCTGGAGCTGGAGGGGGTCTTTGTGTCAGAGACCCCTGAGGACCAGCACAAG ATCCTGGATGTCCCAGATGGCCACAGAGCCCCAGTTCCTGCCCAGAGGTGCAGCAGTGGTACCCAGAGTGAACCCTCCCCTGCCTCGTTCGACCCTGCATTGCTCTCTCCATCTGAGTCTCCCTGTTCCCTGAACCCAGCTCTACTCTCCCCATCTCAGTCTCCCTGCCAAATGGGAGAGCCAG ACCTTGTGGACTGTGAGACCGTGTGCCCCTCTCCAGTTGTTCTGGACCCCTCCCTGttgcagccctcctcctcccctcgtcCCAACAAGACCTACTCCTTCCAGAGGGAGCCCCCTGAAGGCTGTGAGCGAGTACGCGTAGTGTGTGAAGAGGCTAT GTCTCCCTGTCAGAGAGAGCCTCTCCTCCAGGTATCCT CTGACCCCAACAAGGTGAATTTCACTCCCCATGGAGGCTCTGCCTTCTGCCCTGTCAGTCTGCTCAAGCCCTTGCTGCCCTCCATGGACCTCCTGTTCCGCGGCCTGTCAGTCTCGCCTGTCACAGGCTGCTCAGGTCAAGGCTCTTCCCCCTACCAGACAGTTGGGCATTCGGTTGGGGGCTACATGAGTGGAACCCTCCAGGACACAACCACCATGTGA
- the rnf113a gene encoding LOW QUALITY PROTEIN: E3 ubiquitin-protein ligase RNF113A (The sequence of the model RefSeq protein was modified relative to this genomic sequence to represent the inferred CDS: inserted 1 base in 1 codon; substituted 1 base at 1 genomic stop codon), protein MEESGEPKATCTFLFKKSXQKCNARKRKASDSDTDGNSDEDKNAVVRKEKKTGSANPMIQRVKKKXREEVSSAESDEEKEKKKVTVAYKSTRSAKPEGPDDMGATAIYELDTAKDNDAQAIFERSQKIQEELTGKEDDKIYRGMNNYKKHIKPKDSTMGNASSGMVRKGPIRAPEHLRATVRWDYQPDICKDYKETGFCGFGDSCKFLHDRSDYKHGWQIERELDEGRYGANDDENYEVSSDEEDMPFKCFICRESFKNPVITKCRHYFCETCALQHYRKSQRCYVCNVQTNGVFNPAKELAAKIAKHQAMLDQPPSDEED, encoded by the exons ATGGAGGAGTCAGGGGAACCCAAGGCAACCTGTACTTTTctatttaaaaaat gccaaAAATGCAACGCTCGGAAGAGAAAAGCCAGTGACAGCGACACAG ATGGCAACAGTGACGAAGACAAGAATGCCGTCGTCAGAAAAGAAAAAAAGACTGGTTCAGCAAACCCTATGATTCAAAGGGT CAAAaaaaagtagagagaggaggtgtcaTCTGCTGAAAGTGACgaggagaaagaaaaaaagaaagtcactGTGGCTTACAAGTCCACACGGTCAGCG AAACCAGAGGGGCCAGATGACATGGGAGCAACTGCAATCTATGAGCTGGACACAGCAAAGGACAATGATGCTCAGGCCATCTTTGAGAGGAGTCAGAAGATCCAGGAG GAGCTGACCGGTAAAGAGGATGATAAGATCTACAGAGGAATGAACAACTACAAAAAGCACATCAAGCCCAAAGACTCCACCATGGGAAATGCATCATCTGGCATGGTCAG GAAGGGCCCAATCCGGGCCCCAGAGCACCTGAGGGCCACAGTGAGGTGGGACTACCAGCCAGACATCTGTAAGGACTACAAAGAGACTGGCTTCTGTGGCTTTGGAG ACAGCTGCAAGTTCCTCCATGACCGCTCAGACTACAAACATGGCTGGCAGATTGAGAGGGAGCTGGATGAGGGGCGCTATGGGGCCAACG ATGATGAGAACTACGAGGTGAGCAGTGACGAGGAGGACATGCCCTTCAAATGCTTCATCTGCCGAGAGTCCTTTAAGAACCCTGTCATCACCAA GTGTCGGCACTACTTCTGTGAGACCTGTGCTCTTCAGCACTACCGCAAGTCCCAGCGCTGCTATGTGTGTAACGTCCAGACCAACGGAGTCTTCAACCCAGCTAAAG agctGGCAGCCAAGATCGCCAAACACCAAGCCATGCTAGACCAGCCACCCTCTGATGAAGAAGATTAG